Part of the Halorhabdus utahensis DSM 12940 genome, GCGGGAACCGATCGACCTGCAGTGATCCGGGCTGGCCGGGTAGATGTACACGTCGACGACGGCTTCATCGGGGCGACGCAACGCGACCTCTCATAACGATGCAAGGACAAAATCAACAGCAGGCCTACGATCGTGGTATCACCATCTTCTCACCCGACGGCCGACTCTACCAGGTCGAGTACGCCCGGGAAGCGGTCAAACGCGGGACAGCGAGCATCGGTGTTCGAACTGCCGACGGCGTCGTCCTCGCGGTGGACAAGCGTATCCGCTCGCCGTTGATGGAGCGCGACTCCGTCGAGAAGATTCACAAGGCCGACGACCACATCGGCATCGCCAGCGCCGGCCATGTCGCCGACGCACGCCAACTCATTGATTTTTCGCGCCGGCAGGCACAGGTCAATCGCCTCCGATACGACGAGGCGATCGGCGTCGAGACGCTCACGAAGCAGGTCACCGATCACGTCCAGCAGTACACCCAGATCGGCGGCGCGCGCCCGTTCGGCGTCGCGCTGATGATCGCCGGCGTCAGCGACGGCGAGCCGTCTCTCTACGAGACCGACCCCTCGGGGACGCCCTACGAGTGGAAGGCACTCGCGATCGGTGCCGACCGGGGGGACATTCGGGAGTATCTCGAAGCCAACTACGACGAGGAGATGACCCTTGAGGCCGGCGTCGGGCTGGCACTGAAAGCGCTGGAATCAGTCGCCGAAGGCGGACTGACGCCTGAGGGTGTCGGAATCGCGACCATCCCCGTCGAGGACGCGGAGTTCCACGAACTCACTGACGCCGAGACGGAGGCGTACCTCAGCGATCTGGACTTGCTCGCTACAGACGAGGATGACGCGACCGCGGACGACGATACAGACACGACGGCAGACGAGGGCGACACTGACGACGATTCGGTCGACGAGTAATCGACCGAGGGGAGTTTTGAATTCACGCGATCACGACGGACTCACGAAGCGGTGGGCCGAAGCGACGGTTCCCGCGGGACTTACATGCTGTTGTCTTGGGCGACGAGCAG contains:
- the psmA gene encoding archaeal proteasome endopeptidase complex subunit alpha, with amino-acid sequence MQGQNQQQAYDRGITIFSPDGRLYQVEYAREAVKRGTASIGVRTADGVVLAVDKRIRSPLMERDSVEKIHKADDHIGIASAGHVADARQLIDFSRRQAQVNRLRYDEAIGVETLTKQVTDHVQQYTQIGGARPFGVALMIAGVSDGEPSLYETDPSGTPYEWKALAIGADRGDIREYLEANYDEEMTLEAGVGLALKALESVAEGGLTPEGVGIATIPVEDAEFHELTDAETEAYLSDLDLLATDEDDATADDDTDTTADEGDTDDDSVDE